The Fulvivirga ligni genome window below encodes:
- a CDS encoding DMT family transporter, whose protein sequence is MSSTKDFIKLHFIVLIWGFTAILGLLISINSVEIVFYRTFLAAVAMGVLLLIRKRNFKLGTKEVLKIFGTGFIIAAHWILFFAAARVSTASVCLAGIATCSLWTSFIEPLFNSRKIKIFEVVLGLIVIAGLYVIFRFQFNHALGLFMAIMSALLAAIFSVINGKLTRNHSQYMITFYEMLGACIGTVLLLPFYKYYFLKGADLQLVPQGMDWIYLIILSLICTVYAFSVSVELMKRISAFVVNLTINLEPVYGIVLAVLIFGEKEKMDPGFYFGTGIILLAVLIYPLVNKYYKRKALKMDNLR, encoded by the coding sequence ATGTCTAGCACAAAGGATTTTATAAAGCTTCATTTCATAGTTCTGATATGGGGCTTTACAGCCATTTTGGGGTTGTTGATTTCTATTAATTCAGTCGAAATCGTGTTTTATCGCACCTTTTTGGCTGCCGTGGCTATGGGTGTTCTCCTGTTAATCAGAAAGAGAAACTTTAAGTTGGGTACTAAGGAAGTGCTCAAGATTTTCGGAACAGGTTTCATAATTGCGGCCCATTGGATTTTGTTTTTCGCAGCTGCACGAGTATCCACTGCTTCCGTTTGCTTAGCGGGGATTGCCACCTGCTCATTATGGACCAGTTTCATTGAGCCATTGTTCAATAGCCGTAAGATTAAAATATTTGAGGTGGTGCTGGGGCTTATTGTAATTGCTGGTCTGTACGTGATTTTCAGATTCCAGTTTAATCATGCTTTAGGCCTTTTTATGGCGATTATGTCAGCACTGCTGGCGGCAATATTTTCGGTGATCAATGGTAAGCTTACCAGAAACCATAGTCAATATATGATCACCTTCTATGAAATGCTGGGTGCTTGCATAGGAACTGTTCTTTTATTGCCTTTCTATAAATATTATTTCTTAAAAGGTGCTGATCTTCAGCTTGTTCCACAGGGTATGGATTGGATATACTTAATTATCCTTTCATTAATATGTACCGTTTATGCTTTCTCTGTATCAGTGGAGCTTATGAAAAGAATATCCGCTTTCGTGGTGAATCTGACCATCAACCTCGAGCCTGTCTATGGTATTGTGCTGGCTGTTTTGATCTTTGGTGAAAAAGAGAAAATGGATCCTGGTTTCTACTTCGGTACAGGCATCATTTTACTTGCCGTACTCATTTATCCTTTGGTGAATAAGTATTACAAGCGAAAGGCTCTTAAAATGGACAACCTCAGGTAG